A genomic stretch from Amycolatopsis sp. 195334CR includes:
- a CDS encoding lactonase family protein: protein MVGFDRRKFLGAVGAAGAVGVTGMLTGRAAASTERAGCVVYLGSYTTWGQPPGVGLQVATRGSGPALKLGATVPGVPDASWLAVSKDKLYSTNELVPDGQVTTLSAANPPKVLGSQSVGGAGTTHLSVHPSGKFVLTANYTDGTVSVLPIQSGGKAGPPTDVVKHSGGEREAHAHQVVTDPSGKWVVAVDLGTDSVYVYKLDLGTGKLKLNQQLKLPSGAGPRHLVFHPNGKYAYVLGELRAEITVAAWDANAGKLTAGAVVPTVPSTAPVPQYPAEIAISRDGRFVYASNRGEDTIATFGVGAGGAEIKRLGENATTGGAWPRHFTLDPSERWVYVANQRSNTVTWLPRDPATGLLGKPAGSLAVNHIAFVLFR, encoded by the coding sequence ATGGTGGGGTTCGATCGCCGGAAGTTCCTGGGGGCCGTCGGCGCGGCAGGCGCCGTCGGCGTGACCGGCATGCTCACCGGCCGCGCGGCCGCGAGCACGGAAAGGGCGGGGTGCGTGGTCTACCTCGGCAGTTACACCACCTGGGGCCAGCCGCCGGGCGTCGGCCTGCAGGTGGCCACGCGGGGCAGCGGTCCCGCGCTGAAGCTGGGCGCGACCGTGCCCGGGGTGCCCGACGCCTCGTGGCTGGCGGTGTCGAAGGACAAGCTGTACTCGACCAACGAGCTGGTGCCGGACGGGCAGGTGACCACGCTGAGCGCGGCGAACCCGCCGAAGGTGCTGGGCAGCCAGTCGGTCGGCGGCGCGGGCACCACGCACCTGTCGGTGCATCCCAGCGGGAAGTTCGTGCTGACCGCCAACTACACCGACGGCACGGTGTCCGTGCTGCCCATCCAGAGCGGTGGCAAGGCGGGTCCGCCGACCGACGTGGTCAAGCACAGCGGCGGGGAACGCGAAGCACACGCGCACCAGGTGGTGACCGATCCCAGCGGCAAGTGGGTGGTCGCGGTCGACCTGGGCACCGACTCGGTCTACGTGTACAAACTGGACCTCGGCACCGGCAAGCTCAAGCTGAACCAGCAGCTCAAGCTGCCGTCCGGGGCCGGGCCGCGGCACCTGGTGTTCCACCCCAACGGCAAGTACGCCTACGTGCTCGGTGAACTGCGCGCGGAGATCACCGTCGCCGCGTGGGACGCGAACGCGGGCAAGCTCACCGCCGGGGCCGTGGTGCCGACGGTGCCCTCGACCGCGCCGGTCCCCCAGTACCCGGCGGAGATCGCCATCTCGCGGGACGGCCGGTTCGTCTACGCCTCGAACCGCGGTGAGGACACCATCGCCACCTTCGGCGTCGGCGCGGGTGGCGCGGAGATCAAGCGGCTCGGCGAGAACGCCACCACCGGTGGTGCCTGGCCGCGGCACTTCACCCTCGACCCGTCGGAGCGGTGGGTCTACGTGGCGAACCAGCGCTCGAACACGGTGACCTGGCTGCCGCGCGACCCGGCGACCGGCCTGCTCGGTAAACCGGCGGGCTCGCTCGCGGTCAACCACATCGCCTTCGTGCTCTTCCGGTAA